A window from Mangifera indica cultivar Alphonso chromosome 2, CATAS_Mindica_2.1, whole genome shotgun sequence encodes these proteins:
- the LOC123196667 gene encoding zinc finger protein CONSTANS-LIKE 16-like encodes MGYHSLLRSPKKEEQQVPDTIETEFVDMKDAYGEEAMNIMDELGGIWGLSENEEKIAKDSTKQQLPQLSWDFMDWDQGFIHPSAQKQEEEEEEEEERSEEQIDEFTRKFFPEEVIKKEKLGFWDEDESTKVTTLNLNLNYQEVLDAWSDRGPLWADEYSLSMASNGYYMGEVPVMEEERARREASVLRYKEKRQTRLFSKKIRYQVRKLNADKRPRLKGRFVKRVS; translated from the exons ATGGGGTACCATTCATTGTTAAGAAGCCCGAAGAAGGAAGAACAACAGGTTCCTGATACCATTGAAACTGAATTTGTCGACATGAAAGATGCTTATGGTGAAGAGGCCATGAATATCATGGATGAATTGGGGGGCATTTGGGGGCTTAGTGAAAACGAAGAAAAGATAGCAAAAGATAGCACAAAGCAGCAGCTGCCCCAACTTAGTTGGGATTTCATGGACTGGGACCAAGGATTTATTCATCCCAGTGCTCAGAaacaagaggaagaagaggaggaagaagaagaaagatcaGAAGAACAGATTGATGAATTCACAAGAAAGTTCTTTCCAGAAGAGgttataaagaaagagaaactggGGTTTTGGGATGAAGATGAGAGCACAAAAGTGACAActttgaacttgaatttgaactatCAAGAAGTGTTAGATGCATGGTCTGATCGTGGACCTCTCTGGGCTGATGAATATTCTCTTTCAATGGCAAGCAATGGTTACTAC ATGGGAGAAGTTCCAGTGATGGAAGAAGAGAGAGCAAGAAGAGAAGCAAGTGTTTTAAGGTACAAAGAGAAACGTCAAACAAGATTGTTCTCCAAGAAGATAAGGTACCAAGTTCGAAAACTCAATGCAGATAAAAGACCAAGACTTAAG GGTCGATTTGTTAAGAGAGTTTCCTGA
- the LOC123196641 gene encoding UDP-glycosyltransferase 87A1-like — protein MDPHRAESQTETSGVKICHVVALPYPGRGHINPMMNLCKLLSSRQPYLLMTFVVTEEWFGILRSETKPENIRFATVPNVIPSELDRAKDFPGFLEAVFTKMEAPFEMLLDELQFPVMAIIADSSMPWAVDVGNRRNIPVASLCTTSASVFSVFHHHDLLVKNGHFPVELSERGDETVDYIPGLPSTKLADLPTVLYGGGRRVLHRVLESVSMVSKAQYLFFTSVYKLEAQVIDSLKTEFPFPVYPIGPSIPYFQIKDHNSPLTTSLNALNYLKWLDSQPSCSVLYLSLGSFLSVSNAQMDEIVAGVRSSGVRYLWVARGDTSRFINGRDDKGIVVPWCDQLRVLCHSSVGGFWTHCGWNSTLEGVYAGVPMLTFPIFADQVSNSKQIVEDWKIGWSVKNKAVSSESLVKREEISELVQNFMDINNGERKEMNKRAKKLQEICEAATAEGGTSIKNIDAFLEDISQIRST, from the exons ATGGATCCTCATAGGGCTGAATCCCAGACCGAAACATCAGGCGTGAAGATTTGCCACGTCGTGGCCCTGCCTTATCCTGGTAGAGGACATATCAATCCCATGATGAACCTCTGCAAGCTACTCAGTTCAAGACAACCTTATCTTCTGATGACATTTGTTGTCACTGAAGAGTGGTTTGGCATCCTCCGTTCCGAAACCAAGCCCGAGAACATCAGGTTCGCTACTGTTCCCAACGTTATACCCTCGGAGCTTGATCGTGCCAAGGACTTTCCGGGCTTTTTGGAAGCTGTGTTCACAAAGATGGAAGCTCCTTTCGAAATGCTACTTGATGAGCTTCAGTTCCCAGTAATGGCTATCATAGCCGATAGTTCCATGCCTTGGGCTGTTGATGTTGGCAACCGGAGGAACATTCCAGTGGCTTCGCTTTGTACAACGTCTGCATCTGTATTTTCAGTTTTTCATCATCATGATCTCCTCGTTAAAAATGGGCATTTCCCGGTTGAACTTTCAG AGCGAGGAGACGAGACTGTGGACTACATCCCCGGACTTCCTTCAACAAAGCTAGCTGATCTTCCAACAGTTCTGTATGGAGGGGGAAGACGAGTTTTGCATCGGGTCCTGGAAAGTGTTTCAATGGTGTCAAAAGCACAATATCTTTTCTTCACTTCAGTCTACAAGCTCGAAGCTCAAGTCATTGACAGCTTAAAAACGGAATTCCCTTTCCCTGTCTACCCCATTGGACCATCCATACCCTACTTTCAAATCAAAGACCACAATTCTCCACTAACCACTAGTCTCAATGCTCTCAACTACCTCAAATGGCTGGACTCTCAGCCTAGTTGCTCAGTCTTGTACCTCTCATTGGGAAGTTTTCTATCAGTTTCAAATGCCCAGATGGATGAAATTGTGGCTGGGGTGCGCAGTAGTGGTGTTAGGTATTTATGGGTAGCTCGTGGTGACACTTCCAGGTTTATAAATGGGAGGGATGATAAGGGGATTGTGGTGCCTTGGTGTGACCAATTGAGGGTGTTGTGCCATTCTTCCGTCGGGGGATTTTGGACACATTGTGGCTGGAATTCTACTCTTGAAGGGGTTTATGCTGGAGTTCCAATGCTTACTTTTCCAATATTTGCGGATCAAGTTTCAAACAGTAAGCAAATTGTAGAGGATTGGAAGATAGGATGGAGTGTAAAGAATAAAGCGGTTTCGAGTGAAAGTTTggtaaaaagagaagaaatttcaGAGCTAGTACAAAATTTTATGGATATAAACAATGGTGAGAGGAAGGAGATGAATAAAAGAGCTAAAAAACTTCAAGAAATTTGTGAAGCAGCAACTGCAGAGGGTGGAacatctataaaaaatattgacgCTTTTCTTGAGGATATATCACAAATCCGCTCAACATAA